From a single Bradyrhizobium sediminis genomic region:
- the glk gene encoding glucokinase, with protein sequence MKAASTPTSEKVLLADIGGTNARFALLAGGTVGMIAHMAVSKYGSFREALDAYLGGLPQHDAIRAAILAVAGVVRDGHCDLTNNSWVVDAAELRAAYGFSSVRLLNDFEAVAWALPHLSPEKLLRLGGRQPIAGAPLAALGPGTGLGMAATIPHATGHLVLSSEGGHSTMAANSPREDAVIAWLRQRSGHVSAEHVLSGPGLEDLHEALATLDNVALPRSRAAEITRAGIEGTCATSRAAVDMFCAMLGTVAGNLALTLGARGGVFIAGGILRHMPDYLARSQFRARFEAKGRLRSYLEPIPAWLILDGDAAFTGLRALAEVEGIG encoded by the coding sequence ATGAAAGCGGCCTCCACACCCACCAGCGAAAAGGTGTTATTGGCCGACATCGGCGGGACCAACGCGCGCTTCGCGCTGCTGGCCGGAGGAACGGTCGGCATGATTGCCCATATGGCGGTCAGCAAGTACGGAAGCTTCCGCGAGGCGCTGGATGCGTATCTCGGCGGTTTGCCGCAGCATGATGCGATCCGCGCCGCCATTCTTGCCGTTGCCGGCGTGGTCCGGGACGGCCATTGTGATCTCACCAACAATTCCTGGGTGGTCGACGCCGCCGAGTTGCGCGCGGCTTACGGATTTTCCAGCGTGCGCCTGCTCAATGATTTCGAGGCCGTGGCGTGGGCCCTGCCCCACCTTTCCCCGGAAAAACTGCTCCGGCTGGGTGGCCGGCAACCGATCGCGGGCGCTCCGCTGGCGGCGCTCGGCCCCGGTACCGGCCTCGGCATGGCCGCCACCATACCGCACGCCACCGGCCACCTCGTGCTTTCGAGCGAGGGCGGCCATTCGACGATGGCCGCGAACTCGCCGCGCGAGGACGCCGTCATTGCCTGGCTGCGGCAGCGATCGGGCCATGTCTCGGCCGAACACGTGCTTTCCGGGCCCGGCCTGGAAGATCTGCACGAGGCGCTGGCTACGCTGGACAACGTCGCGCTGCCGAGGAGCCGCGCCGCTGAGATCACCCGGGCCGGCATCGAAGGGACCTGCGCGACCAGCCGCGCCGCCGTCGACATGTTCTGCGCGATGCTCGGGACGGTTGCCGGCAATCTCGCGCTGACGTTAGGTGCAAGGGGCGGAGTATTCATCGCCGGAGGCATCTTGCGTCACATGCCCGATTATCTTGCCCGCTCGCAGTTCCGAGCGCGCTTCGAGGCCAAGGGCCGGCTTCGCAGCTATCTCGAACCGATACCGGCCTGGCTCATTCTGGATGGGGATGCCGCATTCACCGGCCTGCGTGCATTGGCGGAGGTCGAAGGCATTGGCTGA
- a CDS encoding GH1 family beta-glucosidase produces the protein MNSNENSTGDQANHPAPALDLPSTASLRPDFVWGVSTSSFQIEGATKEDGRGPSIWDVYCQNGEIRNRDTGDVACDHYHRYREDVALMQRLGVQAYRFSVAWPRVLPQGRGPVNEPGLAFYDRLVDELLAAGIEPWLCLYHWDLPQALEDLGGWQNRESVKWFADYTALIAARLGDRVKRFATFNEPSIFSLFNRSLRNRDRSSSEDALYRVTHHVNLAHGAAVDVLREQVSGATIGCIHNLQPCWPSSASEADAAAAARLDLYWNNAFPDVQCRGEYPPAMRSAIEPHMQPGDLKRICRPVDWFGLNHYSPVYTKALPTAMLGYDFGDKPAGVPLTPIGWPINPEAFGETLRLVHGSYRLPIYVLENGLGNFDKPDETGAVVDPDRVAFLRRYIGAMNDTAAAGVDVRGYFVWSLLDNFEWMSGYSERFGITYVDYGSQRRIPKSSFHWYADLIRTARRR, from the coding sequence GTGAATTCGAACGAAAATTCAACCGGCGATCAAGCGAACCACCCTGCGCCGGCATTGGACCTGCCTTCCACAGCCAGCTTGCGTCCGGATTTCGTCTGGGGGGTCTCCACCTCGAGCTTCCAGATCGAGGGCGCCACGAAGGAAGACGGGCGCGGGCCGAGTATCTGGGACGTCTACTGCCAGAACGGAGAAATCAGGAATCGCGACACCGGCGACGTCGCCTGCGACCACTACCATCGCTACCGGGAGGATGTCGCGCTGATGCAGCGGCTGGGCGTTCAGGCCTACCGGTTCTCGGTAGCCTGGCCGCGCGTGCTGCCGCAGGGCCGAGGGCCGGTCAACGAGCCGGGCCTCGCCTTCTACGACCGGCTGGTCGACGAACTCCTCGCCGCCGGCATCGAGCCGTGGCTGTGCCTGTATCACTGGGATCTGCCGCAGGCGCTGGAGGATCTCGGCGGCTGGCAGAACCGGGAGTCGGTAAAGTGGTTTGCCGACTACACCGCGCTGATCGCCGCACGTCTCGGCGATCGCGTCAAGCGCTTTGCGACGTTCAACGAACCATCGATCTTCAGTCTGTTCAACCGTTCGCTGCGCAACCGGGACCGCAGTAGCAGCGAGGACGCGCTCTACCGGGTGACGCACCACGTCAACCTCGCCCATGGCGCGGCGGTGGACGTGCTGCGCGAGCAGGTTTCCGGCGCCACGATCGGATGCATTCACAATCTTCAGCCGTGCTGGCCCTCCAGCGCCAGCGAAGCCGATGCGGCTGCGGCGGCGCGCCTCGATCTCTATTGGAACAACGCCTTCCCCGATGTGCAATGCCGCGGCGAGTATCCGCCGGCGATGCGGTCTGCGATCGAGCCGCATATGCAGCCGGGCGATCTCAAGCGGATTTGCCGCCCCGTCGATTGGTTCGGCCTCAATCACTACAGCCCGGTCTACACCAAGGCACTCCCGACCGCGATGCTGGGCTACGACTTCGGCGACAAGCCGGCCGGCGTTCCGCTGACGCCGATCGGATGGCCGATCAATCCCGAAGCCTTTGGCGAGACGCTGCGCCTCGTTCATGGCAGCTATCGGCTGCCGATCTATGTTCTCGAAAACGGACTGGGCAATTTCGACAAGCCTGACGAGACGGGAGCAGTCGTCGATCCGGACCGGGTCGCGTTTCTGCGCCGCTATATCGGCGCGATGAATGATACCGCCGCCGCAGGCGTCGATGTCAGGGGTTACTTCGTCTGGTCGCTGCTCGACAATTTCGAATGGATGTCCGGATACAGCGAACGATTCGGAATCACCTATGTCGATTATGGCTCGCAGCGGCGCATTCCAAAATCATCGTTCCACTGGTACGCGGATTTGATCAGGACGGCACGGCGGCGATGA
- a CDS encoding YARHG domain-containing protein → MKIGTQRCMIAALVIAASGFGTISAASAQSCQELWVERNSYYKEAGYCFKTSRAISYFGNGGCIYDIEAQVPLPREIRARIAEITRIERRMGCN, encoded by the coding sequence ATGAAGATCGGGACTCAGCGGTGCATGATTGCCGCACTGGTTATTGCGGCTTCCGGCTTCGGTACTATCTCGGCTGCAAGCGCCCAGAGCTGTCAGGAGCTGTGGGTCGAGCGCAATTCCTACTACAAGGAAGCCGGCTATTGCTTCAAGACATCGAGGGCGATTTCCTATTTCGGCAATGGCGGCTGCATCTATGACATCGAGGCCCAAGTGCCGCTGCCGCGCGAAATCCGCGCCCGCATCGCCGAGATCACCCGGATCGAACGGCGCATGGGGTGCAATTGA
- a CDS encoding 1-phosphofructokinase family hexose kinase: protein MAEIPSTGIVTLTINPAVDVSTSVKKMVPFTKMRCAQAQRDPGGGGINVARVLKRLGIEASAIYPAGGATGKLLGTLVERESVRSVLIPAENETREDLTIFDEATREQYRLVFPGAPLNDLEWKECLASLARIKPPPAFVIASGSLPAGVPDDFYGRVAQASKANSKVIVDTSGPFLKAALQQGVYLIKPNLHEFQDLAGIAASDDAALIEAARRLIARGQVEVIALSLGPDGALLITRDLAMRANGLPIEPVSVSGAGDSFLGAMVWSLVNDGSLENALRFGVAGGSAALLSPGTELCQPEDMHRLAAEVTVRPITS from the coding sequence TTGGCTGAAATCCCATCGACAGGGATCGTAACCCTCACCATCAATCCCGCCGTCGACGTCTCGACGTCGGTGAAGAAAATGGTGCCTTTCACCAAGATGCGCTGCGCGCAGGCGCAGCGCGATCCCGGCGGCGGCGGCATCAACGTCGCCCGGGTTCTCAAGCGGCTGGGCATCGAGGCCTCGGCCATCTACCCGGCCGGCGGCGCCACCGGAAAACTGCTGGGCACCCTGGTCGAGCGCGAAAGCGTGCGAAGCGTGCTGATCCCGGCGGAGAACGAGACGCGTGAGGACCTGACGATTTTCGACGAGGCCACCCGCGAGCAATATCGCCTGGTGTTCCCGGGAGCACCGCTCAACGATCTCGAATGGAAGGAATGCCTGGCATCGCTCGCCCGCATCAAGCCGCCGCCGGCCTTCGTCATCGCCAGTGGCAGCCTGCCTGCCGGCGTGCCGGATGATTTCTACGGCCGGGTCGCGCAGGCCTCGAAGGCGAACAGCAAGGTCATCGTGGATACTTCCGGCCCGTTCCTGAAGGCGGCGCTGCAACAGGGGGTCTATCTGATCAAGCCCAACCTTCACGAGTTTCAGGATCTGGCCGGGATCGCCGCTTCCGACGATGCCGCGCTGATCGAGGCCGCGCGGCGCCTGATCGCTCGCGGCCAGGTCGAGGTGATTGCGCTCTCGCTGGGACCGGACGGCGCCCTTCTCATCACCCGCGATCTGGCGATGCGCGCCAACGGTCTTCCGATCGAACCGGTCAGCGTGTCCGGCGCCGGCGACAGCTTTTTGGGGGCCATGGTCTGGAGCCTGGTCAACGATGGCAGTCTGGAAAACGCGCTGCGCTTCGGGGTGGCCGGCGGCTCGGCCGCGCTGCTCAGTCCCGGGACGGAACTGTGCCAGCCGGAGGACATGCATCGGCTGGCTGCGGAAGTAACGGTAAGGCCGATTACCTCATGA
- the ppsA gene encoding phosphoenolpyruvate synthase, translating into MANYIRSFLEIGLNDVGLVGGKTASLGELYSTLASQGVAVPNGFAITADAYRDALLQPGVAEELHRLLDGLDKRKIKQLAATAAKARTVIYRAMDTALIREQIVEAYRQLEKEAGKGIAVAVRSSATAEDLPTASFAGQHESFLNVRGAKDLFEACRRCFASIFTDRAISYRIDNGFDHFKVFLSVAVMKMVRSDIGASGVIFTLDTESGFRDVVFVTGCYGLGETIVQGQVDPDEFYVHKPTLAQGFRRVLRRRLGGKQVRMIYGKRGGSHATLTRKVPDAERRKFCISDAEVLNLADFAMRIEAHYSKHAGRPMPMDIEWAKDGADGKLYIIQARPETVASQRSPDVYETYALKGRGAVVVTGRAVGEKIAVGRTRRIAGARDLANFKPGEILVAPATSPDWEPVMKIAAGIITDKGGRTCHAAIVARELGIPAVVGATHATEKLKTGTNVTISCAEGDIGSVYQGTVAFDVTRTPVSELKQPRTAIMVNVGTPEMAFRTAMQPQGGVGLARMEFIISEHIGVHPMALLKPKKIASAKAKAAIARLVQGYRTPADFFIARLSEGVGTIAAAFYPKPVIVRLSDFKTNEYASLLGGETFEPKEENPMLGFRGASRYSHPAYAEGFALECAALRRVREEMGLSNLRIMVPFCRTVEEGKRVIATMAANGLKRGENGLEIYVMCEIPNNVIQIDAFSQLFDGFSIGSNDLTQLTLGVDRDSDIVAFDFDERDPGMLEMFRLAVTGAKRNGRHVGICGEAPANYPEIARYLTQLGIDSISVNPSSVFRTMAAVVEAEAGPAKAGV; encoded by the coding sequence ATGGCAAACTATATCAGGTCCTTTCTCGAAATCGGATTGAACGATGTCGGGCTGGTCGGCGGCAAGACCGCCTCGCTCGGCGAACTCTATTCGACGCTCGCCTCGCAAGGCGTCGCGGTGCCCAACGGCTTTGCGATCACGGCTGACGCCTATCGCGATGCACTGTTGCAGCCCGGCGTCGCGGAGGAGTTGCATCGCCTGCTCGACGGCCTCGACAAGCGCAAGATCAAGCAGCTTGCGGCCACCGCCGCCAAGGCCCGCACCGTTATCTACCGGGCGATGGATACCGCGCTGATCCGCGAGCAGATCGTGGAGGCGTACCGGCAGCTGGAAAAGGAGGCCGGTAAAGGCATCGCCGTCGCGGTGCGAAGTTCGGCGACGGCGGAAGATCTGCCGACCGCGAGCTTTGCCGGCCAGCACGAAAGCTTCCTCAATGTGCGCGGCGCGAAGGATCTGTTCGAAGCCTGCCGGCGCTGCTTTGCCTCGATCTTCACCGATCGCGCGATTTCCTACCGCATCGACAACGGCTTCGACCACTTCAAAGTTTTCCTCTCCGTTGCCGTCATGAAGATGGTCCGCTCGGATATCGGAGCCAGCGGCGTGATCTTCACGCTCGATACCGAATCCGGATTTCGCGATGTGGTGTTCGTCACCGGCTGTTACGGCCTCGGCGAAACCATCGTCCAGGGTCAGGTCGATCCCGACGAATTCTATGTTCACAAGCCGACGCTGGCCCAGGGCTTTCGCCGTGTGCTGCGGCGACGGCTCGGCGGCAAGCAGGTCCGCATGATCTACGGCAAGCGCGGCGGCAGCCATGCGACGCTGACCCGCAAAGTGCCGGACGCCGAGCGGCGGAAATTCTGCATCTCCGATGCGGAGGTGCTGAATCTGGCCGACTTTGCGATGCGGATCGAGGCGCACTATTCGAAACATGCCGGCAGGCCGATGCCGATGGATATCGAATGGGCCAAGGACGGCGCCGACGGCAAGCTCTACATCATTCAGGCGCGGCCCGAGACCGTGGCCTCGCAGCGTTCGCCTGACGTCTACGAAACCTATGCGCTGAAGGGGCGCGGCGCCGTCGTCGTCACCGGCCGCGCGGTCGGCGAAAAGATCGCCGTCGGCCGCACGCGCCGCATTGCAGGCGCGCGGGACCTCGCCAATTTCAAGCCGGGCGAGATCCTGGTCGCACCGGCGACCAGCCCGGACTGGGAACCGGTCATGAAGATCGCGGCCGGCATCATCACCGACAAGGGCGGCCGCACCTGCCACGCCGCCATCGTGGCGCGCGAGCTCGGCATTCCCGCCGTGGTGGGCGCGACGCATGCGACCGAGAAGCTGAAGACCGGAACCAATGTCACGATCTCCTGCGCCGAAGGCGACATCGGCAGCGTCTATCAGGGGACGGTGGCTTTCGACGTCACGCGCACGCCGGTGAGCGAACTGAAGCAGCCGCGCACCGCGATCATGGTCAATGTCGGCACCCCCGAAATGGCGTTCCGGACCGCGATGCAGCCGCAGGGCGGCGTCGGCCTCGCCCGCATGGAGTTCATCATCAGCGAGCATATCGGCGTGCACCCGATGGCGCTGCTCAAGCCGAAGAAGATCGCCTCGGCCAAGGCAAAGGCCGCGATCGCCCGCCTGGTCCAGGGCTACAGGACGCCGGCCGATTTCTTCATCGCAAGGCTCTCGGAAGGCGTCGGCACCATTGCCGCGGCGTTCTATCCCAAGCCGGTGATCGTGCGGCTGTCCGATTTCAAGACCAACGAATATGCCAGCCTGCTCGGCGGCGAGACTTTCGAGCCCAAGGAAGAGAACCCGATGCTGGGGTTCCGGGGCGCTTCCCGTTACAGCCACCCGGCCTATGCGGAAGGCTTTGCGCTGGAATGCGCTGCCCTGCGGCGGGTGCGCGAGGAAATGGGTCTTTCCAATCTGCGCATCATGGTGCCGTTCTGCCGGACCGTCGAGGAAGGCAAGCGCGTGATCGCGACGATGGCGGCCAATGGCCTCAAGCGCGGCGAGAACGGGCTGGAGATCTACGTGATGTGCGAGATCCCGAACAACGTCATTCAGATCGACGCGTTCTCGCAATTATTCGACGGCTTTTCGATCGGCTCCAACGATCTCACCCAGCTGACGCTGGGGGTCGACCGCGATTCCGATATCGTCGCCTTCGATTTCGACGAACGCGATCCCGGCATGCTGGAGATGTTCAGACTGGCGGTGACGGGCGCCAAGCGCAACGGGCGGCACGTCGGCATCTGCGGCGAAGCGCCGGCGAATTACCCCGAGATCGCGCGTTACCTGACCCAGCTCGGCATCGATTCGATCAGCGTCAATCCGTCGAGCGTGTTTCGCACCATGGCGGCGGTGGTCGAGGCCGAAGCCGGTCCGGCGAAGGCCGGGGTCTGA
- a CDS encoding agarase, with protein MQRTRWGGIADECFRGSGFFRVEERDGVFWLVDPDGGRFLSKGVNNVRLDADHVGSTGRMPYTDACRKKYGSQHVWRGAVANRLASWKFNTLGCWSDELVAHAGSMPLATAPTNELGASFKRHRRDQIFPDVFDPAFSAHIRERANDHCSMRCHEAGLLGTFIDNELYWSPDWRGGDEVLTLFLNLQSHRPGRVAAIERLQERYREFPQFNAIWRTPARSWEELATMARIEAPYTRLPAGGLNSLLEAKANLADPLRAAFSADCDAFVAVVAEQYFDVCVSAIKGADPNHLVIGSRFGYQPHSRVIAAAGRYLDVISFNCYEIEASALIDAYAATGKPCLISEFSFRGDDAGLPNSRGAGPRVASQTERAKCFELYVTTALRKPSVVGYHWFEHADQPAEGRFDGENSNYGTVTIEDDPYAELTETMTRVNAAAEQIHAAGALRD; from the coding sequence TTGCAAAGAACCAGATGGGGTGGAATCGCCGATGAATGCTTCCGCGGAAGCGGCTTCTTCCGCGTGGAGGAGCGTGACGGGGTGTTCTGGCTGGTCGATCCGGACGGCGGCCGCTTTCTGTCCAAGGGCGTGAACAATGTCCGTCTCGATGCGGACCATGTCGGCAGTACCGGCCGGATGCCCTACACCGATGCGTGCCGGAAGAAATACGGCAGCCAGCACGTCTGGCGCGGGGCGGTGGCCAACCGGCTGGCGAGCTGGAAATTCAACACACTCGGCTGCTGGTCCGATGAACTCGTCGCCCATGCAGGCTCAATGCCGCTTGCGACCGCGCCGACCAATGAGCTCGGCGCCTCGTTCAAGCGCCACCGGCGTGACCAGATCTTTCCCGATGTCTTTGATCCCGCGTTTTCAGCTCACATCCGGGAACGAGCGAACGATCATTGTTCAATGCGATGTCATGAAGCCGGGTTGCTCGGCACCTTCATCGACAATGAGTTGTACTGGTCGCCCGACTGGCGTGGCGGCGACGAGGTTCTGACGCTGTTCCTCAACCTGCAGTCGCACCGTCCCGGCCGCGTTGCGGCCATCGAGAGGTTACAGGAGCGCTATCGGGAATTCCCCCAGTTCAATGCAATCTGGCGGACGCCGGCACGATCATGGGAGGAACTCGCCACGATGGCACGCATCGAAGCGCCGTACACCAGATTGCCGGCCGGCGGGCTGAATAGCCTGCTGGAGGCCAAGGCCAACCTCGCCGATCCCCTCCGCGCGGCATTTTCCGCTGACTGCGACGCCTTCGTTGCCGTGGTCGCCGAGCAATATTTCGACGTCTGCGTCTCCGCCATCAAGGGCGCCGATCCCAATCATCTCGTGATCGGCTCCCGCTTCGGCTATCAGCCGCATTCACGCGTGATCGCGGCGGCCGGCCGTTACCTCGACGTGATCTCGTTCAATTGCTACGAGATCGAAGCGAGTGCGCTGATCGACGCCTATGCGGCCACCGGCAAGCCGTGCCTGATTTCCGAATTTTCCTTTCGCGGCGACGATGCCGGCCTGCCCAACAGCCGCGGCGCCGGTCCCCGGGTGGCCAGCCAGACCGAGCGCGCCAAGTGCTTCGAGCTCTACGTGACGACGGCGCTGCGCAAGCCGTCGGTGGTCGGCTATCACTGGTTCGAGCATGCCGATCAGCCGGCGGAAGGACGTTTTGACGGTGAAAATTCCAACTACGGCACCGTGACCATCGAAGACGACCCCTATGCCGAACTCACGGAAACCATGACCAGGGTCAATGCCGCGGCCGAACAAATCCACGCCGCAGGTGCCCTGCGCGATTAG
- a CDS encoding SbmA/BacA-like family transporter, which translates to MNDVSYIAPSEERLLSRFWQGARGFWSGASAPWAWLLTVLLIAIVLLQLLTQYSLNFWNRDFFNAVERKDSAELLRQALRFAPLAAASLALAVFSVWGRMTLQRKWREWLSHRLYDYWLEKDRYARLRFMPGEHQAPEYRIAEDARVATDLPVDLVLGLFSSFITGITFIGILWTVGGNLAIDGFGIEIPGYLVIAVIVYSILVAGAMMLIGRRLTHVLEDNKRTEAELRAIGTHIRESGEGQALPDETKGGLRAVGVALQAVIDNWLEYCWQLMRLTVVTHSNSLLAPVVGLLLCMPKYVAGTMLLGEVVQAAAAFVVVQGACNWFTDNYTRIADWAASANRVASLLLALDQVDQSGPTAT; encoded by the coding sequence ATGAACGACGTCAGCTACATAGCGCCCAGCGAAGAGCGCCTGCTTTCCCGCTTCTGGCAAGGCGCACGAGGCTTCTGGAGCGGCGCGTCGGCGCCGTGGGCCTGGCTGCTGACGGTGCTGCTGATCGCGATCGTGCTGCTGCAACTGTTGACCCAGTACTCGCTGAATTTCTGGAACCGCGATTTTTTCAATGCGGTGGAACGGAAGGATAGCGCCGAGCTGTTGAGGCAGGCCTTGCGGTTCGCGCCGTTGGCCGCGGCCAGCCTGGCGCTCGCGGTATTCTCGGTCTGGGGCCGCATGACGCTGCAACGGAAATGGCGGGAATGGCTGAGCCACCGCCTCTACGACTACTGGCTGGAAAAGGACCGCTATGCCCGGCTGCGGTTCATGCCGGGCGAGCACCAGGCCCCGGAATACCGCATCGCCGAGGACGCCAGGGTCGCAACCGATCTGCCGGTCGACCTCGTGCTCGGACTGTTCTCCTCGTTCATCACCGGAATCACCTTTATCGGCATTCTCTGGACGGTGGGAGGCAATCTGGCCATCGACGGGTTCGGCATCGAAATTCCCGGCTACCTCGTCATTGCGGTCATCGTCTACTCGATACTCGTCGCGGGTGCGATGATGCTGATCGGCCGCCGCCTGACGCATGTGCTGGAGGACAACAAGCGGACCGAAGCCGAGCTGAGGGCGATCGGGACGCACATCCGCGAGAGCGGCGAAGGCCAGGCGTTGCCGGATGAGACGAAAGGCGGGCTTCGCGCCGTCGGCGTAGCGCTGCAGGCGGTGATCGACAATTGGCTGGAATATTGCTGGCAACTGATGCGCCTCACCGTGGTCACGCACTCGAATTCGCTGCTGGCGCCCGTTGTCGGCTTGCTGCTCTGCATGCCGAAATATGTCGCCGGAACGATGCTGCTCGGCGAGGTCGTCCAGGCGGCCGCCGCCTTTGTCGTGGTACAGGGCGCATGCAACTGGTTCACCGACAACTATACGCGCATTGCGGACTGGGCAGCCTCCGCGAACCGCGTCGCATCGTTGCTGCTTGCGCTGGATCAGGTCGACCAGTCCGGCCCAACCGCAACATGA
- a CDS encoding zinc ribbon domain-containing protein — translation MIETIAPDQVLLDRAAKTGPLPPAVRAGLADPMARISVTTVTRDGGRRLDCYAVAGAGKQLAAVTPDAKGEAAVSFPVDGMLAEALIVETLGFDQPLAQIDHRSEFDIAALWALAAMADAHRQAELESLLARTPTRQVALSEDSIYLRALDGAALPDPRWLSGMLTQVFGPGDVTEARLLEGLAALARAGLIARGPTGLWSPQPAFITAFAHLELPLAAAVLSIDRRRAGGFDSAMRVFLRSFAAIWVIEPRGPAGASTAVRLGSVGAADARTFVHDAIALALKQPAAPPPAQKAAEARRFCRQCGHPATAADRFCGECGAELA, via the coding sequence ATGATTGAAACCATTGCACCGGACCAGGTTCTGCTCGATCGCGCGGCAAAGACAGGGCCATTGCCGCCGGCGGTGCGCGCCGGGCTCGCTGATCCGATGGCGCGCATTTCGGTGACGACGGTGACGCGCGATGGCGGGCGGCGGCTCGATTGCTATGCGGTCGCAGGCGCAGGGAAACAACTGGCGGCGGTGACGCCGGACGCCAAGGGCGAGGCCGCGGTGTCATTCCCGGTCGATGGCATGTTGGCGGAAGCCCTGATCGTCGAAACCCTCGGCTTCGATCAACCGCTGGCGCAGATCGACCATCGCAGCGAGTTCGATATCGCGGCACTTTGGGCGCTGGCGGCCATGGCGGATGCGCACCGGCAAGCCGAGCTGGAAAGCCTGCTGGCGCGCACGCCGACGCGTCAGGTCGCGCTCAGCGAAGACAGCATCTATCTGCGTGCTCTCGACGGTGCGGCGCTGCCCGATCCGCGCTGGCTGTCGGGGATGCTGACGCAGGTCTTCGGTCCGGGCGACGTCACCGAGGCGCGGCTGCTCGAAGGCCTCGCCGCGCTGGCACGCGCCGGATTGATCGCGCGGGGACCGACCGGACTGTGGTCGCCGCAGCCGGCCTTCATCACTGCGTTCGCGCATCTCGAATTGCCGCTCGCCGCAGCGGTGTTGTCAATTGACCGCCGTCGAGCGGGCGGATTCGATTCGGCGATGCGAGTATTCCTGCGCAGCTTCGCTGCCATCTGGGTCATCGAACCGCGCGGGCCGGCCGGCGCGTCGACCGCCGTGCGCCTCGGCTCCGTCGGCGCCGCCGATGCCAGGACCTTCGTGCACGACGCCATTGCGCTGGCGCTGAAGCAGCCGGCCGCGCCGCCGCCAGCGCAGAAGGCGGCCGAAGCGCGGCGCTTCTGCCGGCAATGCGGTCATCCCGCGACGGCAGCCGATCGTTTCTGCGGCGAATGCGGCGCCGAACTGGCGTGA